From a single Caldisalinibacter kiritimatiensis genomic region:
- a CDS encoding NADH-dependent [FeFe] hydrogenase, group A6, which produces MGKVSVNINGKDVTVDEGTTILEACKKINIKIPTLCNHPDLETKGNCRICIVEVEGQKIFSAACCTTVRDGMKIKTNTKRVREARKIIMELIISSHRDECLSCVRSNNCELQTLSKELNVNNVTFDKNIRPIKIDKSSPAIVRDPSKCIKCGRCVEVCHDVQGVGAIYNAFRSSDMEISLPFEAKLDDVECVYCGQCINVCPVGAIYEKDDTENVWDAIEDKNKHVIVQIAPAVRVSLGEEIGMEPGSIVTGKIVAFLRRIGFDKVFDTNFAADLTIMEEGNELLYRLKNNGTLPMMTSCSPGWIRYIEFFYPELLDHVSSCKSPQQMFGALAKSYYTQKFNIDPKDIVVVSIMPCTAKKAEAIRKEMNDSGHQDVDIVLTTRELGRMVKESRILLEELQEEEFDAPLGISTGAAAIFGSTGGVMEAALRTVYEVVTGEELENIDLYDLRGIEGFKESIVKIGELEVKVAVVNSLKNAKKILEMIKKGECDYHFVEVMCCPGGCIGGGGQPIPGNNEIKMKRIDGIYYVDKGLSIRKSHKNPAVLQVYKEYLGEPLGEKSHKLLHTHYNYKSK; this is translated from the coding sequence ATGGGTAAAGTAAGTGTCAATATAAATGGAAAAGATGTAACAGTAGATGAAGGTACTACAATACTTGAAGCTTGTAAAAAAATAAATATTAAAATTCCAACCCTTTGCAATCACCCAGATTTAGAAACAAAAGGAAATTGTAGAATATGTATAGTTGAAGTAGAGGGGCAAAAAATATTTTCAGCTGCATGTTGTACCACTGTAAGGGATGGTATGAAGATAAAAACTAATACTAAAAGAGTTAGGGAAGCTAGAAAAATAATAATGGAGCTTATAATCTCTAGTCATAGGGACGAGTGTTTATCCTGTGTTAGAAGCAATAATTGTGAATTACAAACTTTAAGTAAGGAATTAAATGTTAACAATGTTACTTTTGATAAAAATATAAGACCAATAAAGATTGATAAATCAAGTCCAGCAATTGTAAGGGACCCTAGTAAATGTATAAAATGTGGTAGATGTGTAGAGGTATGTCACGATGTTCAAGGAGTTGGAGCTATATATAATGCATTTAGAAGCTCAGATATGGAAATTTCTTTACCATTTGAAGCTAAATTAGATGATGTTGAGTGTGTTTACTGTGGCCAATGTATTAATGTATGTCCTGTTGGAGCTATATATGAAAAGGATGACACAGAAAATGTGTGGGACGCTATAGAAGATAAAAATAAACATGTTATAGTACAAATAGCACCAGCTGTAAGGGTTTCTTTAGGTGAGGAAATAGGGATGGAACCAGGAAGTATAGTTACAGGTAAGATAGTAGCGTTTTTAAGAAGAATAGGCTTTGATAAAGTATTTGATACTAATTTTGCAGCTGATTTGACTATTATGGAGGAAGGTAATGAATTATTATATAGACTAAAGAATAATGGTACATTACCTATGATGACTTCGTGTAGTCCTGGATGGATAAGATATATTGAATTTTTCTACCCAGAATTATTAGATCATGTATCTTCTTGTAAATCACCTCAACAAATGTTTGGAGCTTTGGCTAAATCCTATTACACACAGAAATTTAATATAGACCCTAAAGATATAGTAGTAGTTTCAATAATGCCTTGTACAGCAAAAAAAGCAGAGGCTATAAGAAAAGAAATGAATGATAGCGGCCATCAGGATGTAGATATAGTGTTGACAACTAGGGAATTAGGAAGGATGGTAAAGGAGTCAAGGATACTGTTAGAAGAGTTACAGGAAGAAGAGTTTGACGCGCCTCTAGGAATATCAACAGGTGCGGCAGCTATTTTTGGTTCTACTGGTGGAGTTATGGAAGCAGCATTAAGAACTGTTTACGAAGTAGTTACTGGTGAGGAATTAGAAAATATTGATCTTTATGATTTAAGGGGAATTGAAGGGTTTAAGGAAAGTATAGTTAAAATAGGGGAATTAGAGGTTAAGGTTGCTGTAGTAAACAGTTTAAAAAATGCTAAAAAGATATTAGAAATGATTAAGAAGGGTGAATGTGATTATCACTTTGTAGAAGTAATGTGTTGTCCTGGTGGATGTATAGGTGGTGGAGGTCAGCCTATACCAGGGAACAATGAAATTAAAATGAAACGGATAGATGGAATTTATTATGTAGATAAGGGTCTATCTATTAGAAAATCTCATAAAAATCCAGCAGTTTTACAAGTTTATAAAGAATATTTAGGTGAGCCT
- a CDS encoding complex I 51 kDa subunit family protein: protein MMNLVSRLCGKINPISVKDYREYDGLKALEVCLFNREPNELVDIIKQSNLKGRGGAAFPTGLKWEFVASENNDTKYVVCNADEGEPGTFKDKVLLEGCPLQIIEGMIIAGYAVGANNGYIYIRGEYPRAKKLLIDAISNLEKEGYLGQNILGQEFSFNIEVRSGSGAYICGEETALIKSIEGDAGRARHKPPYPPNEGLWGKPTLVNNVETLANIPLIINMGPEEYKRYGTSSSNGTKLISVSGCVVNKGVFEVEFGITLREILFDICGGLKDGKQLKFIQLGGASGACLPEELLDTKLDFDELRKLDISLGSGAILVVDDTVDLLGFVKTTMEFFKHESCGKCVPCREGNKHIVKILDRIIQGNGTERDLDLLKNISMVMRDCSCCGLGQAAPTALITTMRFFEDEYNDLIHHHYKKDIDKLNREVIVNG from the coding sequence ATGATGAATTTAGTATCTAGGTTATGCGGTAAGATAAATCCCATATCTGTTAAAGATTATAGAGAATATGATGGATTAAAGGCTTTAGAAGTGTGCTTATTTAATCGAGAGCCTAATGAACTAGTTGATATAATAAAACAGTCTAACTTAAAGGGAAGAGGAGGAGCTGCATTTCCAACAGGGTTAAAATGGGAATTTGTAGCATCAGAAAATAATGATACTAAATATGTGGTTTGTAACGCAGATGAAGGAGAACCAGGAACATTTAAAGATAAAGTCTTATTAGAGGGTTGTCCATTACAGATAATTGAAGGAATGATTATAGCAGGATACGCTGTTGGGGCTAATAATGGATATATTTATATAAGAGGAGAGTATCCAAGGGCTAAAAAATTACTGATAGATGCTATTTCTAACTTAGAAAAAGAAGGATATCTAGGTCAAAACATACTTGGGCAAGAGTTTTCTTTTAATATTGAAGTTAGGTCAGGTAGTGGTGCATATATATGTGGAGAAGAAACTGCTTTAATAAAATCTATTGAAGGTGATGCAGGAAGAGCAAGACATAAACCACCTTATCCTCCTAATGAAGGACTATGGGGAAAACCAACATTAGTAAACAATGTAGAAACATTGGCTAATATACCACTGATAATTAATATGGGACCAGAAGAATATAAAAGATATGGAACTTCATCAAGTAATGGTACTAAGCTAATTTCTGTTTCAGGTTGTGTAGTAAACAAAGGAGTGTTTGAAGTAGAGTTTGGAATTACACTTAGGGAAATATTATTTGATATTTGTGGAGGATTAAAGGATGGAAAACAATTAAAGTTCATCCAGTTAGGAGGAGCTTCTGGAGCTTGTTTACCAGAAGAATTATTAGATACTAAGCTAGATTTTGATGAACTAAGAAAATTAGATATTAGTCTAGGTTCAGGAGCTATTTTAGTAGTAGATGATACAGTAGATTTATTAGGATTTGTAAAAACTACAATGGAATTTTTCAAACATGAATCCTGTGGTAAATGTGTTCCTTGTAGAGAAGGAAACAAACATATAGTTAAAATATTAGATAGAATAATACAAGGAAATGGTACGGAAAGAGATTTAGACTTATTAAAGAATATTTCAATGGTTATGAGGGATTGTTCATGCTGTGGTCTAGGTCAGGCGGCACCTACAGCACTTATAACTACAATGAGATTTTTTGAAGATGAGTATAATGACCTTATACATCACCATTATAAAAAAGATATAGATAAATTAAATAGAGAGGTGATTGTTAATGGGTAA
- a CDS encoding complex I 24 kDa subunit family protein, protein MGNVISEIVDRIGNTPDKLLEVLIQTQQKSKQNYVTESELRTISKLLDVPFSKVYGVATFYSMLSVKKRGNYVIQICNSGPCYINGAGDLVSFIEELLDIKMGEITNDGVFSLEYTSCIGACDKGPAIKINDKVYGNLNKTKIVEIIDKLRKEVLMNDEFSI, encoded by the coding sequence ATGGGTAATGTTATATCAGAAATAGTAGATAGAATAGGGAATACACCTGACAAATTATTAGAAGTATTAATACAGACTCAACAAAAATCAAAACAAAATTATGTAACAGAAAGTGAACTTAGGACTATATCAAAATTATTAGATGTACCTTTTAGTAAAGTCTATGGAGTAGCTACATTTTACTCTATGCTATCTGTAAAGAAAAGAGGGAACTACGTTATTCAGATATGTAATAGCGGTCCTTGCTATATAAATGGTGCTGGTGATTTAGTATCTTTTATTGAAGAACTTTTAGATATAAAAATGGGTGAAATAACTAATGATGGTGTGTTTTCATTAGAATATACCAGTTGTATAGGAGCTTGTGACAAAGGACCGGCTATAAAAATAAATGATAAAGTATACGGTAATTTAAACAAAACTAAGATAGTTGAAATAATAGATAAATTAAGAAAGGAGGTACTTATGAATGATGAATTTAGTATCTAG
- a CDS encoding (2Fe-2S) ferredoxin domain-containing protein, with product MAYREIYDKLRKTAEDELEKKRKKKKIRAVLGYSMCSVSVGANEVLSALEEVLVEAEIDNVIIETTGCTGLCSKEPLLDVYTPEGYRYTYELVTPKKARAILISHSFYDEEIEDWLLKM from the coding sequence ATGGCTTATAGAGAGATTTATGACAAGTTAAGAAAAACTGCTGAAGATGAATTAGAGAAGAAAAGAAAAAAGAAGAAAATAAGAGCGGTTTTAGGTTATTCGATGTGTAGTGTTTCTGTTGGAGCAAATGAAGTTTTGAGCGCATTAGAGGAGGTCTTAGTAGAAGCAGAGATAGATAATGTCATAATAGAGACTACTGGGTGTACTGGACTTTGCTCAAAGGAGCCTTTACTTGATGTTTATACCCCTGAAGGTTATAGATACACTTATGAACTAGTAACACCTAAGAAAGCTAGAGCTATTTTAATTTCACATTCTTTCTATGATGAAGAGATAGAAGATTGGTTACTAAAAATGTAG